In Primulina huaijiensis isolate GDHJ02 chromosome 4, ASM1229523v2, whole genome shotgun sequence, a genomic segment contains:
- the LOC140975943 gene encoding uncharacterized protein: MSQHLEDNQENNDEEHRSLLDYTQPSIHGMMSSIVRPRIQANNFEIKPAIIQMIQTSIQFGGTPTDDPNVHIANFLEICDTFKQNGVTDDAIRLRLFPFSLRDKAKSWLNSLPAGSITTWEEMGQAFLSKYFPPFKTVKMRNDITNFVQHDPETLYEAWERFKDLMRRCPHHDLPIWLQVQTFYNGLFPANRSMIDAAAGGTLMRKTPQEAYELLEEMATNSYQWQAEKNIPRIIAGVHQVHNFTAIAAQLEELNRKIDCMSTLGMSVQAISCELCGGGHLRTACQIGNRFMPSIEQANFVENSIRPQCYHYSSTYNPGWRSNSCSSWPNQNQQNHVDSVRQHPPAFAQHEQKPNMEELMTKFIANTETRLQKQDTSIHNLEVQVGKLASMMSEQAQGTTPKNC; the protein is encoded by the coding sequence ATGTCGCAACATTTGGAAGACAACCAGGAAAATAATGATGAGGAGCATAGATCACTACTGGACTATACGCAACCATCTATACACGGCATGATGTCCAGCATTGTCAGGCCAAGGATTCAAGCAAACAATTTTGAGATTAAGCCAGCGATCATTCAGATGATTCAGACATCGATTCAATTTGGAGGCACGCCAACAGATGATCCTAATGTTCACATTGCTAATTTCTTGGAAATTTGTGATACTTTTAAACAAAATGGCGTTACTGACGATGCTATCAGGTTACGTTTATTTCCGTTTTCATTACGTGATAAAGCAAAATCTTGGTTGAATTCTTTGCCAGCGGGATCAATCACGACTTGGGAAGAAATGGGGCAAGCTTTTTTGTCCAAATATTTTCCACCTTTCAAGACTGTAAAAATGCGAAATGATATCACCAATTTTGTTCAACATGATCCTGAAACACTATATGAGGCTTGGGAGCGATTCAAGGACTTAATGAGACGATGCCCACATCATGACTTGCCTATTTGGCTTCAGGTACAAACTTTTTATAATGGTTTATTTCCTGCTAATCGTTCCATGATTGATGCAGCTGCAGGAGGTACTTTAATGAGAAAAACGCCACAAGAAGCCTATGAACTATTGGAAGAGATGGCAACTAATAGCTATCAATGGCAAGCAGAAAAAAATATCCCAAGGATAATAGCAGGAGTACATCAAGTTCATAATTTTACTGCCATTGCAGCTCAGTTAGAAGAGCTAAATAGGAAAATTGATTGTATGAGCACTTTAGGTATGTCCGTTCAGGCCATATCTTGTGAGTTATGTGGAGGAGGCCATCTTCGCACTGCTTGTCAAATTGGAAATCGATTTATGCCATCAATAGAGCAAGCCAACTTTGTGGAAAATTCTATTAGACCTCAGTGTTACCACTATTCCAGCACATACAATCCTGGTTGGAGAAGTAATTCTTGTTCTTCATGGCCAAATCAGAATCAACAAAATCATGTGGACTCTGTTCGACAACATCCACCGGCATTTGCACAGCACGAACAAAAGCCGAATATGGAGGAATTAATGACCAAGTTTATTGCGAATACGGAGACAAGATTACAAAAGCAAGACACATCAATCCATAACTTGGAGGTTCAAGTGGGTAAATTGGCTAGTATGATGTCTGAACAAGCTCAGGGAACCACACCAAAAAACTGTTAG